A single genomic interval of Hevea brasiliensis isolate MT/VB/25A 57/8 chromosome 4, ASM3005281v1, whole genome shotgun sequence harbors:
- the LOC110654082 gene encoding pleiotropic drug resistance protein 1-like isoform X14 yields MEGGDITSRVSSARLSSSNIWRNTTLEVFSKSSSHIEDDEEALKWAALEKLPTYLRVRRGILTEEEGQSREIDVNSLGLIEKRNLLERLVKIAEQDNEKFLLKLKDRIEKVGLDMPTIEVRFEHLSVETEAYVGSRALPTMFNFSANMFEGFLNYLHVLPSRKKPLSILNDVSGIIKPRRMTLLLGPPSSGKTTLLLALAGKLGKELKFSGRVTCNGHGMGEFVPQRTSAYISQYDLHIGEMTVRETLAFSARCQGVGIGYEMLAELARREKAANIKPDTDIDIYMKAAALEGQEANVVTDYILKILGLEVCADILVGDEMVRGISGGQKKRVTTGEMLVGPARALFMDEISTGLDSSTTFQIVNSLRQSIHILNGTAFVSLLQPAPETYDLFDDIILLSDGQIVYQGPRENVLEFFEYRGFRCPQRKGVADFLQEVTSKKDQEQYWAHKDEPYSFVAVKEFAEAFQSFHVGRKLGDELAIPFDKTKAHPDSLTTKKYGISKKELLKACISREYLLVKRNSFVYIFKMTQLIIMAFVTMTIFLRTEMHRNTETDGGIYLGALFYTIIVTVFNGFSELAMTIMKLPVFYKQRDLLFYPAWAYALPTWILKIPVSFVEVAVWVVMTYYVIGFDPNIGRFFKQYLILLVTSQMASAMFRLTAALGRSVIVANTVGSFALLAVLILGGFIISRDSVKKWWIWGYWFSPMMYVQNGISVNEFLGNSWNHFLPNSTEALGVAFMKSRGLFPEAYWYWIAVGALTGYIFLFNFLFTLALKYLDPFGRPQALISEEAYAEKNAAKTGESIELSSKGKSSLGKSQDARDANQNRKRGMILPFQPLSITFDEVRYAVDMPQEMKAQGITEDRLELLKGVSGAFRPGVLTALMGVSGAGKTTLMDVLAGRKTGGYIDGSISISGYPKKQETFARISGYCEQTDIHSPHVTVYESLLYSAWLRLPPEVDSDTRKMFIEEVMELVELTNLRVALVGLPGVNGLSIEQRKRLTIAVELVANPSIIFMDEPTSGLDARAAAIVMRTVRNTVDTGRTVVCTIHQPSIDIFDAFDELFLLKRGGEEIYVGPVGRHACHLIKYFEDIEGIPKIKDGYNPATWMLEITTAAQEAALGINFSDIYKNSELYRRNKALINELSKPSPGSKDLYFPTQYSQSFFTQCMACLWKQHWSYWRNPPYSAVRLLFTVFIALMFGTIFWNLGSKSTRKQDLFNAMGSMYAAVLFLGFQNSTSVQPVVAIERTVFYRERAAGMYSELPYAFGQVMIELPYILVQTITYGGIVYAMLGFEWTISKFLWYIFIMYFTLAYFTFYGMMTVAITPNHHIAAIVSSFFYGIWNIFSGFIIPRTRIPVWWRWNYWACPIAWTLYGLVASQYGDIKEPLESGETVEHFLRSYFGFRHDFVGIVAIVIVGIAVLFGFIFAFSIKVFNFQHR; encoded by the exons ATGGAAGGTGGCGATATAACCAGTAGAGTGAGTAGTGCTCGTCTAAGTAGTTCTAATATATGGAGGAACACTACCTTGGAAGTTTTCTCCAAGTCTTCTTCTCATATTGAAGATGATGAAGAAGCTCTCAAATGGGCTGCTTTAGAGAAGCTTCCTACTTATTTGCGTGTAAGGAGGGGCATTCTTACCGAAGAAGAAGGTCAATCTAGAGAGATTGATGTAAACAGCCTAGGATTAATAGAAAAAAGGAATCTTCTTGAGAGGCTAGTCAAAATTGCAGAGCAAGATAATGAGAAATTCCTGTTGAAGCTCAAGGACCGCATTGAAAA AGTTGGGCTTGACATGCCAACAATTGAGGTCCGGTTCGAGCATTTAAGTGTTGAAACGGAAGCATATGTTGGAAGCAGAGCATTACCGACAATGTTCAACTTCTCTGCTAACATGTTTGAG ggattcttgaattatCTTCATGTTCTTCCAAGTAGAAAGAAACCATTATCAATCCTCAATGATGTTAGTGGAATTATCAAGCCTCGAAG AATGACGCTGTTGTTAGGCCCACCAAGCTCAGGCAAGACCACGTTACTTTTGGCTTTGGCTGGAAAACTGGGTAAAGAACTAAAA ttttcaGGAAGAGTGACGTGCAATGGACATGGAATGGGAGAGTTTGTACCACAGAGGACATCAGCTTATATAAGTCAATATGATCTCCACATAGGAGAAATGACTGTGAGAGAAACACTGGCTTTCTCTGCAAGATGTCAAGGCGTTGGAATCGGTTATG AAATGTTAGCAGAATTAGCAAGAAGGGAAAAGGCAGCAAATATCAAACCAGACACAGATATTGATATCTACATGAAG GCAGCTGCACTAGAAGGGCAAGAGGCAAATGTTGTTACGGATTATATTCTCAAG ATTTTAGGACTTGAAGTATGTGCTGATATCTTGGTGGGTGATGAAATGGTAAGAGGCATTTCTGGTGGACAAAAGAAACGAGTTACAACAG GGGAGATGCTGGTTGGGCCAGCAAGAGCACTTTTTATGGATGAGATATCAACTGGTTTGGACAGTTCAACTACTTTCCAAATTGTTAACTCACTCAGGCAATCAATCCACATTCTCAATGGAACTGCTTTTGTCTCTCTTCTCCAGCCAGCACCAGAAACATATGATCTTTTTGATGACATAATTCTTCTGTCTGATGGACAAATTGTTTATCAAGGGCCACGCGAAAATGTGCTTGAGTTCTTTGAATACAGGGGATTCAGATGTCCTCAGAGGAAAGGAGTTGCTGACTTTTTACAAGAA GTAACATCAAAGAAAGATCAAGAGCAGTACTGGGCACATAAAGATGAGCCTTATAGCTTTGTTGCAGTGAAGGAATTTGCTGAAGCATTTCAATCATTCCATGTTGGTCGAAAGTTAGGTGATGAACTTGCCATACCATTTGACAAAACCAAAGCTCACCCTGATTCTCTAACAACTAAAAAGTATGGTATCAGCAAGAAGGAACTGTTGAAAGCTTGCATTTCCAGGGAATATTTACTCGTGAAGAGGAACTCGTTTGTATACATTTTCAAGATGACCCAA CTTATTATAATGGCTTTCGTGACAATGACAATATTTCTAAGAACGGAGATGCACCGAAACACAGAAACAGATGGTGGAATTTATTTGGGTGCCCTTTTCTACACAATCATCGTAACTGTGTTCAATGGATTCTCAGAGCTTGCAATGACCATCATGAAACTTCCTGTCTTCTACAAGCAAAGAGACCTTCTCTTCTATCCTGCATGGGCATATGCGCTACCCACATGGATTCTCAAGATCCCTGTTTCCTTTGTAGAAGTTGCTGTATGGGTGGTCATGACATATTATGTTATAGGCTTTGATCCAAACATTGGAAG GTTTTTCAAGCAGTACTTGATACTCCTAGTTACTAGCCAGATGGCATCAGCAATGTTTCGACTGACAGCTGCATTAGGAAGGAGTGTTATTGTTGCTAACACAGTTGGGTCATTTGCATTACTTGCTGTGCTAATTCTTGGTGGATTTATCATATCAAGAG ATAGTGTGAAGAAATGGTGGATATGGGGTTACTGGTTCTCACCAATGATGTATGTGCAGAATGGTATATCTGTGAATGAATTTCTTGGAAACAGTTGGAACCAT TTTCTTCCTAATTCAACAGAGGCATTAGGAGTTGCTTTCATGAAGTCTCGTGGACTTTTCCCTGAAGCATATTGGTATTGGATTGCAGTTGGAGCTTTGACAGGATATATCTTCCTATTCAATTTCCTTTTCACTTTGGCACTAAAATATCTTGATC CATTTGGCAGGCCTCAAGCACTAATATCGGAAGAGGCCTATGCTGAGAAAAATGCTGCCAAAACTGGAGAGTCAATTGAGCTATCATCAAAAGGGAAGAGCTCTCTAGGTAAGTCACAAGACGCTC GTGATGCCAATCAAAACAGGAAACGGGGAATGATTCTACCTTTTCAACCGCTTTCCATCACTTTTGATGAAGTCAGATATGCTGTAGACATGCCACAG GAAATGAAGGCTCAAGGTATTACTGAGGATCGTTTAGAGCTTTTGAAGGGTGTTAGCGGTGCATTTAGGCCAGGAGTCCTAACAGCTCTAATGGGTGTGAGTGGTGCTGGAAAGACCACTCTAATGGATGTCTTGGCTGGAAGAAAAACGGGTGGTTACATTGACGGAAGCATCTCAATATCTGGATATCCAAAGAAGCAAGAAACTTTTGCTCGCATATCAGGATACTGTGAGCAAACTGATATCCATTCCCCACATGTGACTGTCTACGAGTCATTGCTCTATTCTGCATGGCTTCGGCTACCTCCTGAGGTTGATTCTGATACAAGAAAG ATGTTTATTGAGGAAGTCATGGAGCTTGTGGAGCTGACCAATTTAAGAGTAGCACTTGTTGGATTGCCAGGTGTAAATGGCCTATCAATTGAGCAACGCAAAAGGCTGACAATTGCGGTTGAGCTTGTTGCCAACCCATCGATAATCTTTATGGATGAGCCAACCTCTGGTCTTGATGCCAGGGCAGCAGCAATAGTTATGAGAACAGTGAGGAACACAGTGGACACTGGGCGAACTGTTGTGTGCACCATTCACCAGCCAAGCATTGACATATTTGATGCTTTTGATGAG TTATTTTTGTTGAAGAGGGGAGGGGAAGAAATTTATGTGGGTCCAGTTGGTCGACATGCTTGCCACCTGATCAAATATTTTGAG GACATTGAGGGAATTCCGAAGATTAAGGATGGTTATAATCCTGCTACTTGGATGCTGGAAATTACTACTGCAGCACAAGAAGCTGCTCTTGGTATTAACTTCTCTGATATATACAAGAACTCGGAACTATACAG GAGAAACAAGGCGTTGATCAACGAACTAAGCAAACCTTCACCAGGTTCAAAGGATCTATACTTCCCAACTCAATACTCACAGTCCTTCTTTACCCAGTGTATGGCTTGCCTATGGAAGCAGCATTGGTCATACTGGCGAAACCCTCCATACTCTGCAGTGAGACTCTTATTCACAGTATTCATAGCATTGATGTTTGGGACAATATTCTGGAATCTAGGCTCCAAAAG TACCAGAAAACAAGACCTCTTTAATGCAATGGGTTCCATGTATGCTGCTGTTCTCTTCTTAGGATTTCAAAATTCTACTTCGGTACAGCCAGTTGTGGCTATTGAGAGAACGGTATTTTACAGAGAAagagctgctggaatgtattctGAACTGCCATATGCCTTTGGACAG GTTATGATTGAACTTCCATACATTTTAGTGCAGACTATAACTTATGGAGGTATAGTGTATGCTATGCTTGGGTTTGAATGGACAATCAGCAAGTTCTTATGGTACATATTCATCATGTACTTCACCTTAGCATACTTCACTTTCTATGGGATGATGACTGTGGCCATTACACCCAACCACCACATTGCTGCAATAGTTTCATCTTTCTTCTATGGAATATGGAACATTTTCTCAGGATTTATTATTCCTCGAACG AGGATTCCTGTCTGGTGGAGATGGAACTATTGGGCATGCCCTATTGCTTGGACACTGTATGGATTGGTTGCTTCACAATATGGAGACATAAAGGAACCATTAGAAAGTGGTGAAACTGTGGAACATTTCCTGAGGAGTTAttttgggtttcgacatgacttTGTTGGAATTGTTGCAATTGTTATTGTTGGCATTGCTGTGCTATTTGGATTCATCTTTGCCTTCTCCATCAAAGTTTTTAACTTCCAGCACAGATGA